Proteins encoded together in one Asterias rubens chromosome 4, eAstRub1.3, whole genome shotgun sequence window:
- the LOC117289650 gene encoding tubulin polymerization-promoting protein family member 2-like — translation MSKELKGVFEEYAAFGRPGQTKDITSKNFSKMVKEKGLLDKKLNTTEVDMIFTRAKGGPGNKVLTYAQFENALKMCAKSKLGSDSEENYDKIKAKICAGSGPSTSGTTGVSKTGGVAKMTDASKYTGSHKERFDESGKGKGISGRKDLTDGSGYVGAYKGKDTFDKTH, via the exons ATGAGCAAGGAACTGAAGGGTGTATTTGAGGAGTATGCTGCATTCGGACGGCCAGGACAGACTAAAGACATCACTAGTAAGAACTTCTCTAAGATGGTCAAAGAGAAAGGATTACTAGACAAGAAGCTGAATACTACAGAGGTGGATATGATATTCACAAG AGCAAAGGGTGGCCCAGGGAACAAAGTGTTGACCTATGCCCAGTTTGAAAATGCTCTGAAGATGTGCGCCAAATCTAAACTTGGTAGTGATTCGGAAGAGAATTATGACAAGATCAAAGCCAAGATTTGTGCTGGTTCTGGCCCATCCACTTCAGGAACTACA GGAGTATCTAAAACTGGAGGTGTTGCAAAGATGACTGATGCTTCAAAGTACACTGGATCTCATAAAGAACGATTTGATGAATCTGGGAAAGGGAAGGGTATATCAGGACGTAAGGATCTGACTGATGGCTCTGGCTATGTAGGAGCCTATAAGGGCAAGGATACATTTGATAAGACACACTAA